Proteins encoded by one window of Toxotes jaculatrix isolate fToxJac2 chromosome 22, fToxJac2.pri, whole genome shotgun sequence:
- the nap1l1 gene encoding nucleosome assembly protein 1-like 1 isoform X3 — MADIDNKDQAEMDPADLEDVEEVDEEETGEDENSKARQLTVQMMQNPQILAALQERLDGLNGSPSGYMESLPKVVKRRVNALKNLQVKCAHIEAKFYEEVHELERKYAALYQPLFEKRSDIVKAAYEPTDEECEWKADEEEELTDEMKEKAKLDEEKKDEEKEDPKGIPEFWLTVFKNVDLLSDMLQEHDEPILKHLQDIKVKFSDPGQPMSFTLEFHFEPNDFFTNTVLTKTYKMRSEPDENDPFSFDGPEIMCCTGCQIDWTKGKNVTLKTIKKKQKHKGRGTVRTVTKTVPNDSFFNFFTPPEVPENGELDEDAEAVLAADFEIGHFIRERIVPRAVLYFTGEAIEDDDDDYDEEGEEADDEEGEEEADEENDPDYDPKKDAAPPAECKQQ; from the exons ATGGCAGACATTGACAA CAAAGACCAGGCTGAGATGGACCCGGCAGATTTGGAGGATGTGGAGGaagtggatgaggaggagaccGGAGAAGATGAAAACAGCAAAG CTCGTCAGCTGACTGTGCAGATGATGCAGAATCCACAGATCCTGGCTGCGCTGCAGGAAAGGCTGGATGGTCTCAATGGTTCGCCGTCAGGGTACATGGAGAG TTTACCAAAGGTTGTAAAGAGACGTGTAAACGCCCTGAAGAACCTGCAGGTGAAATGTGCCCACATCGAGGCCAAGTTCTATGAAGAAGTTCATGAACTGGAGAGAAAGTACGCAGCCCTCTACCAGCCCCTCTTTGAGAAA AGAAGTGACATAGTGAAAGCAGCGTATGAGCCCACAGATGAGGAATGTGAATGGAAggcagatgaggaggaagagctgaCA GATGAAATGAAGGAGAAGGCCAAGTTAGATGAAGAGAAGAAGGACGAGGAGAAGGAGGACCCCAAAGGCATCCCTGAGTTCTGGTTAACGGTTTTCAAAAATGTGGACCTGCTCAGTGACATGCTGCAG gAACATGATGAACCTATCCTTAAACATTTACAGGATATTAAAGTAAAATTCTCAGATCCAGGACAGCCCATG AGCTTCACGTTAGAGTTCCACTTCGAGCCCAATGACtttttcacaaacacagtgttgaCGAAAACTTACAAGATGAGGTCAGAGCCCGATGAGAACGACCCCTTCTCTTTCGACGGCCCGGAGATCATGTGCTGCACAGG TTGCCAGATTGACTGGACAAAGGGCAAGAACGTCACGTTGAAAACAatcaagaagaaacagaagcacaAGGGTCGCGGCACGGTCAGGACAGTCACCAAAACGGTCCCCAACGACTCCTTCTTCAACTTCTTCACCCCACCAGAAG TCCCAGAAAATGGAGAGTTG GATGAGGACGCGGAGGCAGTCCTGGCTGCTGACTTTGAAATCGGCCACTTCATCCGTGAGCGTATCGTTCCTCGGGCCGTGCTCTACTTCACAGGAGAGGCCATcgaggatgatgatgacgat tacgatgaagagggagaggaggcggATGACGAG gaaggtgaggaggaggctgaCGAGGAGAACGACCCCGACTACGATCCCAAG AAGGATGCAGCCCCCCCAGCTGAATGCAAGCAGCAGTGA
- the nap1l1 gene encoding nucleosome assembly protein 1-like 1 isoform X4 yields the protein MADIDNKDQAEMDPADLEDVEEVDEEETGEDENSKARQLTVQMMQNPQILAALQERLDGLNGSPSGYMESLPKVVKRRVNALKNLQVKCAHIEAKFYEEVHELERKYAALYQPLFEKRSDIVKAAYEPTDEECEWKADEEEELTDEMKEKAKLDEEKKDEEKEDPKGIPEFWLTVFKNVDLLSDMLQEHDEPILKHLQDIKVKFSDPGQPMSFTLEFHFEPNDFFTNTVLTKTYKMRSEPDENDPFSFDGPEIMCCTGCQIDWTKGKNVTLKTIKKKQKHKGRGTVRTVTKTVPNDSFFNFFTPPEVPENGELDEDAEAVLAADFEIGHFIRERIVPRAVLYFTGEAIEDDDDDYDEEGEEADDEEGEEEADEENDPDYDPKDAAPPAECKQQ from the exons ATGGCAGACATTGACAA CAAAGACCAGGCTGAGATGGACCCGGCAGATTTGGAGGATGTGGAGGaagtggatgaggaggagaccGGAGAAGATGAAAACAGCAAAG CTCGTCAGCTGACTGTGCAGATGATGCAGAATCCACAGATCCTGGCTGCGCTGCAGGAAAGGCTGGATGGTCTCAATGGTTCGCCGTCAGGGTACATGGAGAG TTTACCAAAGGTTGTAAAGAGACGTGTAAACGCCCTGAAGAACCTGCAGGTGAAATGTGCCCACATCGAGGCCAAGTTCTATGAAGAAGTTCATGAACTGGAGAGAAAGTACGCAGCCCTCTACCAGCCCCTCTTTGAGAAA AGAAGTGACATAGTGAAAGCAGCGTATGAGCCCACAGATGAGGAATGTGAATGGAAggcagatgaggaggaagagctgaCA GATGAAATGAAGGAGAAGGCCAAGTTAGATGAAGAGAAGAAGGACGAGGAGAAGGAGGACCCCAAAGGCATCCCTGAGTTCTGGTTAACGGTTTTCAAAAATGTGGACCTGCTCAGTGACATGCTGCAG gAACATGATGAACCTATCCTTAAACATTTACAGGATATTAAAGTAAAATTCTCAGATCCAGGACAGCCCATG AGCTTCACGTTAGAGTTCCACTTCGAGCCCAATGACtttttcacaaacacagtgttgaCGAAAACTTACAAGATGAGGTCAGAGCCCGATGAGAACGACCCCTTCTCTTTCGACGGCCCGGAGATCATGTGCTGCACAGG TTGCCAGATTGACTGGACAAAGGGCAAGAACGTCACGTTGAAAACAatcaagaagaaacagaagcacaAGGGTCGCGGCACGGTCAGGACAGTCACCAAAACGGTCCCCAACGACTCCTTCTTCAACTTCTTCACCCCACCAGAAG TCCCAGAAAATGGAGAGTTG GATGAGGACGCGGAGGCAGTCCTGGCTGCTGACTTTGAAATCGGCCACTTCATCCGTGAGCGTATCGTTCCTCGGGCCGTGCTCTACTTCACAGGAGAGGCCATcgaggatgatgatgacgat tacgatgaagagggagaggaggcggATGACGAG gaaggtgaggaggaggctgaCGAGGAGAACGACCCCGACTACGATCCCAAG GATGCAGCCCCCCCAGCTGAATGCAAGCAGCAGTGA
- the nap1l1 gene encoding nucleosome assembly protein 1-like 1 isoform X1, translating into MADIDNKDQAEMDPADLEDVEEVDEEETGEDENSKARQLTVQMMQNPQILAALQERLDGLNGSPSGYMESLPKVVKRRVNALKNLQVKCAHIEAKFYEEVHELERKYAALYQPLFEKRSDIVKAAYEPTDEECEWKADEEEELTVSKQDEMKEKAKLDEEKKDEEKEDPKGIPEFWLTVFKNVDLLSDMLQEHDEPILKHLQDIKVKFSDPGQPMSFTLEFHFEPNDFFTNTVLTKTYKMRSEPDENDPFSFDGPEIMCCTGCQIDWTKGKNVTLKTIKKKQKHKGRGTVRTVTKTVPNDSFFNFFTPPEVPENGELDEDAEAVLAADFEIGHFIRERIVPRAVLYFTGEAIEDDDDDYDEEGEEADDEEGEEEADEENDPDYDPKKDAAPPAECKQQ; encoded by the exons ATGGCAGACATTGACAA CAAAGACCAGGCTGAGATGGACCCGGCAGATTTGGAGGATGTGGAGGaagtggatgaggaggagaccGGAGAAGATGAAAACAGCAAAG CTCGTCAGCTGACTGTGCAGATGATGCAGAATCCACAGATCCTGGCTGCGCTGCAGGAAAGGCTGGATGGTCTCAATGGTTCGCCGTCAGGGTACATGGAGAG TTTACCAAAGGTTGTAAAGAGACGTGTAAACGCCCTGAAGAACCTGCAGGTGAAATGTGCCCACATCGAGGCCAAGTTCTATGAAGAAGTTCATGAACTGGAGAGAAAGTACGCAGCCCTCTACCAGCCCCTCTTTGAGAAA AGAAGTGACATAGTGAAAGCAGCGTATGAGCCCACAGATGAGGAATGTGAATGGAAggcagatgaggaggaagagctgaCAGTAAGTAAGCAG GATGAAATGAAGGAGAAGGCCAAGTTAGATGAAGAGAAGAAGGACGAGGAGAAGGAGGACCCCAAAGGCATCCCTGAGTTCTGGTTAACGGTTTTCAAAAATGTGGACCTGCTCAGTGACATGCTGCAG gAACATGATGAACCTATCCTTAAACATTTACAGGATATTAAAGTAAAATTCTCAGATCCAGGACAGCCCATG AGCTTCACGTTAGAGTTCCACTTCGAGCCCAATGACtttttcacaaacacagtgttgaCGAAAACTTACAAGATGAGGTCAGAGCCCGATGAGAACGACCCCTTCTCTTTCGACGGCCCGGAGATCATGTGCTGCACAGG TTGCCAGATTGACTGGACAAAGGGCAAGAACGTCACGTTGAAAACAatcaagaagaaacagaagcacaAGGGTCGCGGCACGGTCAGGACAGTCACCAAAACGGTCCCCAACGACTCCTTCTTCAACTTCTTCACCCCACCAGAAG TCCCAGAAAATGGAGAGTTG GATGAGGACGCGGAGGCAGTCCTGGCTGCTGACTTTGAAATCGGCCACTTCATCCGTGAGCGTATCGTTCCTCGGGCCGTGCTCTACTTCACAGGAGAGGCCATcgaggatgatgatgacgat tacgatgaagagggagaggaggcggATGACGAG gaaggtgaggaggaggctgaCGAGGAGAACGACCCCGACTACGATCCCAAG AAGGATGCAGCCCCCCCAGCTGAATGCAAGCAGCAGTGA
- the nap1l1 gene encoding nucleosome assembly protein 1-like 1 isoform X2: MADIDNKDQAEMDPADLEDVEEVDEEETGEDENSKARQLTVQMMQNPQILAALQERLDGLNGSPSGYMESLPKVVKRRVNALKNLQVKCAHIEAKFYEEVHELERKYAALYQPLFEKRSDIVKAAYEPTDEECEWKADEEEELTVSKQDEMKEKAKLDEEKKDEEKEDPKGIPEFWLTVFKNVDLLSDMLQEHDEPILKHLQDIKVKFSDPGQPMSFTLEFHFEPNDFFTNTVLTKTYKMRSEPDENDPFSFDGPEIMCCTGCQIDWTKGKNVTLKTIKKKQKHKGRGTVRTVTKTVPNDSFFNFFTPPEVPENGELDEDAEAVLAADFEIGHFIRERIVPRAVLYFTGEAIEDDDDDYDEEGEEADDEEGEEEADEENDPDYDPKDAAPPAECKQQ; the protein is encoded by the exons ATGGCAGACATTGACAA CAAAGACCAGGCTGAGATGGACCCGGCAGATTTGGAGGATGTGGAGGaagtggatgaggaggagaccGGAGAAGATGAAAACAGCAAAG CTCGTCAGCTGACTGTGCAGATGATGCAGAATCCACAGATCCTGGCTGCGCTGCAGGAAAGGCTGGATGGTCTCAATGGTTCGCCGTCAGGGTACATGGAGAG TTTACCAAAGGTTGTAAAGAGACGTGTAAACGCCCTGAAGAACCTGCAGGTGAAATGTGCCCACATCGAGGCCAAGTTCTATGAAGAAGTTCATGAACTGGAGAGAAAGTACGCAGCCCTCTACCAGCCCCTCTTTGAGAAA AGAAGTGACATAGTGAAAGCAGCGTATGAGCCCACAGATGAGGAATGTGAATGGAAggcagatgaggaggaagagctgaCAGTAAGTAAGCAG GATGAAATGAAGGAGAAGGCCAAGTTAGATGAAGAGAAGAAGGACGAGGAGAAGGAGGACCCCAAAGGCATCCCTGAGTTCTGGTTAACGGTTTTCAAAAATGTGGACCTGCTCAGTGACATGCTGCAG gAACATGATGAACCTATCCTTAAACATTTACAGGATATTAAAGTAAAATTCTCAGATCCAGGACAGCCCATG AGCTTCACGTTAGAGTTCCACTTCGAGCCCAATGACtttttcacaaacacagtgttgaCGAAAACTTACAAGATGAGGTCAGAGCCCGATGAGAACGACCCCTTCTCTTTCGACGGCCCGGAGATCATGTGCTGCACAGG TTGCCAGATTGACTGGACAAAGGGCAAGAACGTCACGTTGAAAACAatcaagaagaaacagaagcacaAGGGTCGCGGCACGGTCAGGACAGTCACCAAAACGGTCCCCAACGACTCCTTCTTCAACTTCTTCACCCCACCAGAAG TCCCAGAAAATGGAGAGTTG GATGAGGACGCGGAGGCAGTCCTGGCTGCTGACTTTGAAATCGGCCACTTCATCCGTGAGCGTATCGTTCCTCGGGCCGTGCTCTACTTCACAGGAGAGGCCATcgaggatgatgatgacgat tacgatgaagagggagaggaggcggATGACGAG gaaggtgaggaggaggctgaCGAGGAGAACGACCCCGACTACGATCCCAAG GATGCAGCCCCCCCAGCTGAATGCAAGCAGCAGTGA
- the nap1l1 gene encoding nucleosome assembly protein 1-like 1 isoform X5: MADIDNKDQAEMDPADLEDVEEVDEEETGEDENSKARQLTVQMMQNPQILAALQERLDGLNGSPSGYMESLPKVVKRRVNALKNLQVKCAHIEAKFYEEVHELERKYAALYQPLFEKRSDIVKAAYEPTDEECEWKADEEEELTVSKQDEMKEKAKLDEEKKDEEKEDPKGIPEFWLTVFKNVDLLSDMLQEHDEPILKHLQDIKVKFSDPGQPMSFTLEFHFEPNDFFTNTVLTKTYKMRSEPDENDPFSFDGPEIMCCTGCQIDWTKGKNVTLKTIKKKQKHKGRGTVRTVTKTVPNDSFFNFFTPPEVPENGELDEDAEAVLAADFEIGHFIRERIVPRAVLYFTGEAIEDDDDDYDEEGEEADDEEGEEEADEENDPDYDPKV; encoded by the exons ATGGCAGACATTGACAA CAAAGACCAGGCTGAGATGGACCCGGCAGATTTGGAGGATGTGGAGGaagtggatgaggaggagaccGGAGAAGATGAAAACAGCAAAG CTCGTCAGCTGACTGTGCAGATGATGCAGAATCCACAGATCCTGGCTGCGCTGCAGGAAAGGCTGGATGGTCTCAATGGTTCGCCGTCAGGGTACATGGAGAG TTTACCAAAGGTTGTAAAGAGACGTGTAAACGCCCTGAAGAACCTGCAGGTGAAATGTGCCCACATCGAGGCCAAGTTCTATGAAGAAGTTCATGAACTGGAGAGAAAGTACGCAGCCCTCTACCAGCCCCTCTTTGAGAAA AGAAGTGACATAGTGAAAGCAGCGTATGAGCCCACAGATGAGGAATGTGAATGGAAggcagatgaggaggaagagctgaCAGTAAGTAAGCAG GATGAAATGAAGGAGAAGGCCAAGTTAGATGAAGAGAAGAAGGACGAGGAGAAGGAGGACCCCAAAGGCATCCCTGAGTTCTGGTTAACGGTTTTCAAAAATGTGGACCTGCTCAGTGACATGCTGCAG gAACATGATGAACCTATCCTTAAACATTTACAGGATATTAAAGTAAAATTCTCAGATCCAGGACAGCCCATG AGCTTCACGTTAGAGTTCCACTTCGAGCCCAATGACtttttcacaaacacagtgttgaCGAAAACTTACAAGATGAGGTCAGAGCCCGATGAGAACGACCCCTTCTCTTTCGACGGCCCGGAGATCATGTGCTGCACAGG TTGCCAGATTGACTGGACAAAGGGCAAGAACGTCACGTTGAAAACAatcaagaagaaacagaagcacaAGGGTCGCGGCACGGTCAGGACAGTCACCAAAACGGTCCCCAACGACTCCTTCTTCAACTTCTTCACCCCACCAGAAG TCCCAGAAAATGGAGAGTTG GATGAGGACGCGGAGGCAGTCCTGGCTGCTGACTTTGAAATCGGCCACTTCATCCGTGAGCGTATCGTTCCTCGGGCCGTGCTCTACTTCACAGGAGAGGCCATcgaggatgatgatgacgat tacgatgaagagggagaggaggcggATGACGAG gaaggtgaggaggaggctgaCGAGGAGAACGACCCCGACTACGATCCCAAG GTTTAA
- the phlda1 gene encoding pleckstrin homology-like domain family A member 1 produces the protein MLENGRKVFKEGLLEKRSDGLLQLWKKKHCVLTEDGVLLLPPKQHDHPQHHQPHHGGGDTGKVKELHFANMKTVDCVERKGKYVYFTVVMTEGKEIDFRCPQDEGWNAEITLQMVQYKNRQAILAVKSTRQKQQLLVVQMPGQKTVRSSPNVA, from the coding sequence ATGCTGGAAAACGGGAGGAAGGTGTTCAAGGAGGGTCTGCTAGAGAAGCGGAGCGACgggctgctgcagctctggaaGAAGAAGCACTGCGTCCTGACCGAGGACggcgtgctgctgctgccgcccaAGCAGCACGACCACCCGCAGCACCATCAGCCGCACCACGGCGGCGGGGACACGGGCAAAGTCAAGGAGCTGCACTTCGCCAACATGAAGACGGTGGACTGCGTGGAGCGGAAAGGCAAGTACGTCTACTTCACGGTGGTCATGACCGAGGGGAAGGAGATCGACTTCAGGTGCCCGCAGGACGAGGGCTGGAACGCGGAGATCACCTTGCAGATGGTCCAGTACAAGAACCGGCAGGCGATCCTGGCCGTCAAGTCCACCcggcagaagcagcagctgctcgtCGTGCAGATGCCCGGTCAGAAGACGGTCCGCAGCTCGCCAAACGTTGCGTGA